CGACCTGGCCGACTTCGACCTCGACCAGTACCGCACCGCCATGGGCGTCAACGTGGACGGCGTCGTCTTCGGCGTCGAGGCCACCGTGCCGCTGCTGCGGAGCTCGGGCGGCGGCGCGATCGTCGTCACGGCCTCCCTCGCCGGGCTCGTCGGCTTCGACGGCGACCCGATCTACACGATGACCAAGCACGCGGTCGTCGGTCTGGTCAGGGCGCTGGCCGTGCCGCTGGCCCGCGACGGCATCAGGATCGGCGCCGTCTGTCCCGGCTTCACCGACACCCCGCTGGTCGCCTCGCAGCGCGAGCTGTTCCTCGGCGCGGGCTTCCCGTTGCTCACCGCCGAAGACGTCGCGAGCGCCGTGGAGTCCGCCTTCTACGCCGAGGAGCCGGGCACGCTGCTGGTCGTTCAGCCTGGCCGGGCACCTGTTCCCTACCGTTATGCTGGCGTGCCCGGCCCGGCCGGGGGACAAAGGCCGCCGAATCCCAGCTAACCCCTAGTGCAAGATTCAAGTGTTCTGCAAACCTTGCGGTTACCTTGGAGATGCGCCGGGCTTCAAAGACCCGGCTTCGTCATGTGGAACGCTACAGGAGGATTCCGGTGATACCGACGAACGGCCGTCACGCGCAGAGGCGTTCCCCGTGGCCGATCGCTCTGGCAGCCGGAATCGTCGCGGTGGCGCTAGTCGCCGGCATCATGATCTACGCGGGCAACCGGAACAGCGCCTCCGGCGAGCCCGCCACGATCCCGCCCACGCAGGCCGCCCCCACGCTTAACGCGCCGCCCCCCACGCAGGACTGGCCGCGCTGGGGCGTGACCCACACGCAGTACAGCGCCGACCAGGACACGCCCGAGGTCCGTGAGGCCGCCGTCGGCATCCTCGCCCGCGAGCCGATGCTGCAGAACCAGCACATCATGGGCTGGGGCGCGGGCAACCCCGAGCCGAGCCCCGGCAAGTACGACTTCCGCGACCTCGACCGCCGCATGAAGATGATGTCGGACTCCCGGTCGATCCCCGTCATCACGCTGTGCTGCGCCCCCGACTGGATGAAGGGCGGCACGGCGGGCCGTACCGACTGGGCGAAGAACCACACCACCGCGCCCAGGCGCGAGCACTTCGACGACTACGCCAAGCTGGCCGCGACCGTCGCGAAGCGCTACCCGACCGTGAAGCACTTCATGGTGTGGAACGAGTTCAAGGGCTTCTGGAATCAGGCCACCAACAGGTGGGACGCCGAGGCGTACACCGAGCTGTACAACAAGGTCTACGACGCGCTCAAGAAGGTGAACCCCGAGATCAAGGTCGGCGGGCCTTACGTGCCGATCGACCACCACGATCCCACGATCGGCACCTCGGAGGTCAGCGGGCCGTGGGGCGTGGTCGACCAGCGGGTGCTCGACGCGATCGAGTACTGGCTCGAGAACAAGAAGGGCGCCGAGTTCGTCGTCATCGACGGCGCCACGATGACCAAGGAGCAGCAGCAGCCCCTGCCGGACGAGTTCGCCGCGACGGCGAAGTTCTCGGCGATCACGACGTGGCTGCGCCAGAAGAGCGGCGACCTGCCGGTGTGGTGGGCC
This window of the Nonomuraea africana genome carries:
- a CDS encoding GH39 family glycosyl hydrolase, producing the protein MALVAGIMIYAGNRNSASGEPATIPPTQAAPTLNAPPPTQDWPRWGVTHTQYSADQDTPEVREAAVGILAREPMLQNQHIMGWGAGNPEPSPGKYDFRDLDRRMKMMSDSRSIPVITLCCAPDWMKGGTAGRTDWAKNHTTAPRREHFDDYAKLAATVAKRYPTVKHFMVWNEFKGFWNQATNRWDAEAYTELYNKVYDALKKVNPEIKVGGPYVPIDHHDPTIGTSEVSGPWGVVDQRVLDAIEYWLENKKGAEFVVIDGATMTKEQQQPLPDEFAATAKFSAITTWLRQKSGDLPVWWAEYYVEPENTGWSEEKVAAVQATAMMEFAKSGVTTALYWNPQKKPAGECHGCLWVPGRGAEMPMAGLLSGFVKWFPTNARLEQVVTSDPKVRVLAQPNQMVMVNTTDADLTATVDGKAFTFKPYEIKWSQRARA
- a CDS encoding SDR family oxidoreductase; translated protein: MSSVVLITGAASGIGAAVARRMATGGARCVLLDRDEAGVERMAKEVGGVWLAGDVSERDTSLRAAELARESYGRLDLVHLNAGISSGVDLADFDLDQYRTAMGVNVDGVVFGVEATVPLLRSSGGGAIVVTASLAGLVGFDGDPIYTMTKHAVVGLVRALAVPLARDGIRIGAVCPGFTDTPLVASQRELFLGAGFPLLTAEDVASAVESAFYAEEPGTLLVVQPGRAPVPYRYAGVPGPAGGQRPPNPS